The following proteins come from a genomic window of Nitrospira sp.:
- a CDS encoding putative oxidoreductase, protein MNPSYLNGDLLRVALFGAGRHAQHHARAIGRCAGAQAVAVADPSDVAQAAMREIVPGIRCYRSPDELLATETPHIVHIITPPSSHASLALAALRAGCHVYIEKPFTERVEDAQQILDEARERNLLVCAGHQLLYEPPTRLLQRYLPSVGRIAHLESYFSFRTVRHSPGGRRVLRPDHQLMDILPHPVYLLLHVLEQADEGRTELTALDVNHTGTVHALVRRGEVTGTLVVTLEGRPVESYLRVVGRNGALLADYVRSTMQRAIGPGSSGIDKLIAPYRQAWQLGIGTTSAMASRFLKRQRSYPGLAELFSAFYQAVRTKSPSPLSPESLLDTVRICERVADVLKAAERSALERAVPGPIDSRGVLVTGGTGLLGKEIVRALLSRGRPVRVVARREPSPWERIPGVEYIVADVADGAGVHLFKGIDTVIHAAAETAGGWEEHQRNSIDATLNMVNGSAAAGIRHFLHVSSLAVLAQAQGRPIADHHPLEPNSRGSGPYVWGKLESERRAVDLGNELGVSVKVIRPGALVDYRDFDPPGRLGKRLGNIFVAVGAPADKLGVVDVAFAGRCLAWTVDAWDEVPSPLNLLNPSLSTKRELLQRLRQTNPDLTVLWLPSFLLVPLSWAALVLQKLLRPRKPSVDIAKVFSVLPYDTSVIARLSQRIDSPSAS, encoded by the coding sequence GTGAATCCATCGTATCTCAATGGCGATCTGCTTCGGGTTGCGCTCTTTGGGGCAGGGCGCCACGCCCAGCATCACGCTAGGGCGATCGGTAGATGCGCCGGAGCGCAGGCCGTGGCGGTCGCCGACCCTTCCGATGTCGCACAAGCGGCAATGCGGGAAATCGTGCCGGGCATCAGGTGTTATCGCTCGCCCGACGAATTGCTCGCAACCGAGACTCCGCATATTGTCCATATCATTACACCGCCGTCCTCGCATGCCTCATTGGCCCTTGCAGCCTTGAGGGCTGGATGCCACGTCTACATCGAAAAGCCCTTTACAGAGCGCGTCGAGGATGCACAACAGATTCTTGACGAAGCCCGTGAAAGAAATCTTTTGGTGTGCGCCGGCCATCAACTGCTCTATGAACCGCCGACCCGTCTGTTACAGCGGTATCTCCCCTCTGTAGGCCGTATCGCTCATCTCGAGAGCTATTTTTCCTTTCGCACCGTGCGCCATTCGCCGGGAGGGCGAAGGGTGCTACGCCCTGATCATCAGTTGATGGACATCCTCCCTCATCCCGTCTATCTGCTGCTGCACGTTCTAGAGCAGGCGGACGAGGGCCGAACAGAATTGACGGCGCTCGACGTGAATCATACAGGGACGGTGCATGCGCTCGTGCGCCGAGGTGAGGTAACCGGGACGCTCGTCGTGACGCTGGAGGGGAGGCCGGTCGAGAGTTACCTCCGCGTGGTGGGGCGCAACGGCGCTCTCCTTGCAGATTATGTCCGCAGCACGATGCAGCGCGCCATCGGGCCCGGCTCATCGGGAATCGACAAACTGATTGCGCCTTATCGGCAAGCGTGGCAACTTGGGATCGGCACGACGTCCGCCATGGCCAGCCGTTTTCTGAAACGTCAGCGAAGTTATCCGGGGTTGGCTGAACTTTTTTCGGCCTTCTACCAGGCTGTTCGGACGAAAAGCCCTTCCCCGTTGTCGCCTGAAAGTTTGCTGGACACGGTGCGGATTTGTGAACGCGTGGCCGACGTTCTGAAAGCGGCGGAGAGAAGCGCGCTCGAGCGTGCGGTACCCGGGCCGATAGACAGCCGAGGCGTGCTCGTGACGGGAGGAACCGGATTACTCGGCAAAGAGATCGTGAGAGCGCTTCTGTCACGAGGCCGGCCGGTCCGTGTCGTGGCACGACGCGAGCCCTCGCCGTGGGAGCGAATCCCAGGCGTCGAATATATCGTCGCCGATGTGGCCGATGGCGCCGGAGTTCACCTGTTCAAAGGCATCGACACCGTCATTCATGCTGCCGCCGAAACGGCCGGCGGTTGGGAAGAGCATCAACGCAACTCGATCGATGCGACGCTCAACATGGTCAACGGATCGGCAGCAGCCGGTATCAGACATTTCCTGCACGTGAGCAGTCTCGCCGTATTGGCTCAGGCGCAGGGGAGACCGATCGCTGATCATCACCCGTTGGAGCCGAACAGCAGGGGCTCCGGACCCTATGTATGGGGAAAATTGGAGTCGGAGCGGCGCGCCGTTGACTTGGGGAATGAGCTTGGTGTGTCGGTCAAAGTGATTCGCCCCGGAGCCTTGGTCGACTATCGGGATTTTGATCCACCGGGCCGTCTTGGAAAGCGCCTCGGGAACATATTTGTTGCAGTGGGGGCACCAGCCGACAAGCTTGGGGTGGTCGATGTGGCCTTTGCGGGCCGCTGTTTGGCATGGACTGTCGATGCATGGGATGAAGTGCCGAGCCCTCTGAACTTGCTCAATCCCTCTTTATCCACGAAGCGGGAATTGTTGCAACGCCTTCGCCAAACGAACCCCGACCTCACGGTTCTCTGGTTGCCGAGTTTCCTCCTCGTGCCCCTCTCATGGGCGGCCCTGGTGTTGCAAAAGTTGCTAAGGCCTCGCAAACCGTCGGTCGATATCGCTAAAGTGTTCAGTGTCCTGCCGTATGACACCTCAGTCATTGCCCGTCTTTCTCAACGCATTGATAGCCCTTCCGCTTCATGA